The following is a genomic window from Babesia bovis T2Bo chromosome 4 map unlocalized Chr4_1, whole genome shotgun sequence.
CTGTCCGTAGTTTTTTTTGATTCGGTGTGCAAATGTAACGTCAACAGGATATTTGGGTGCCTCAGAGGTTAACAAGGGTTTAAGACGCAAAAAGCAACATTTCTCCAAATGCAGCTACGAAATATAACGGAGTGGCAACGCTTCATAACATACCATGTTGTTTCAAATATATGGAACGGTTTTCATTCAATGTGTATAgtttaatattaaaataggGGCGATAACTAGGTTATGTGCGCTGTATGGGCCTTCTATAAGTGGATGTGATTTTAACGATATTCATGCAAAGGGAAATGGTTcatattaacaaaataatacattatAAGTGGTTTTTTATCAAGATTTCGTCAATTCCGCTCAAATTGTGATATCCCCTGCTCATTTGCTTCGATCACTTAAATTCGGTAAATGAAACATATATGAGAATTAGTTTGCGGGGTTCATCATAAATAAATTTAATTATGCACACTGTCGTTTTATTTGaaattaaatgtgtatatgaaTTCGTTAAGTTTGCGCTACAATAGAACCCTGTAGGTAAAGATTGTAATAAAAACACATAACCGAGCAACGCAGTATGTAATATTATCCTTTTTATTTTTGTCTATTGAAATAAAAGGGTGGGTATTATCCAGTTTCtcaatatagatatattgtgCTGATGTGGATGGTGTAGATAACGTAGACTCGAACCAGCGCTATCCACGTTATTCACctatttgatatttttgttttttgataGGCATAAAATCTGGTATAATATCCAATGGATTGATGAATGCTCAAGTTAATCTCAGCACATCAACACCCAACCAGTGTCTAGATTACGAAGGAAACAATGTATCCCCGGCATGAATCGTCTCATGCGCCTTTAAATAGAATGCCTGGTGGCCAAATGATTCGAAGAGGTAGAAATGAGGTCAGCGAATACCATTTAAACGAAATATCTGCTGCCTTTCGCTTATTGGACTCCGATAATACTGGGAAAATAGATTATCAAGAACTAAAGGTTTGTGCTATCATATGTTGTTAATGTTTCGCGTGatgttgtaatatattgttttcattattttataGGTGGCACTGCGTGCTCTTGGTTTTCAGGTTCATAAGAAAGAGGTTCTACAACTCATGACCAAACATGATCCCAAAAACACCGGATATATAGATTTTGAGGCATTTAAATCTATAAGTACGTTACTGCTATGTAGAGTTTTATTGTCATACTGTAGTGATCAAAAAAATATCCGAAAGGGATCCCATGGAGGAAATAAATATGTCATTTGAATTATTC
Proteins encoded in this region:
- a CDS encoding putative centrin 3, with the translated sequence MYPRHESSHAPLNRMPGGQMIRRGRNEVSEYHLNEISAAFRLLDSDNTGKIDYQELKVALRALGFQVHKKEVLQLMTKHDPKNTGYIDFEAFKSIMIKKISERDPMEEINMSFELFDADNKGKISFKDLKRVSMELGHNIPDEELRAMIDEFDNDRDGAISKDDFIGIMRQTITY